A section of the Hemitrygon akajei chromosome 8, sHemAka1.3, whole genome shotgun sequence genome encodes:
- the mrpl16 gene encoding large ribosomal subunit protein uL16m isoform X2, translated as MALLMVLRRVGSCPWAGEAGQYQKIAKVFPVGLKTYELPPSYNDVVIPEKPKLKFLNKVPNYKKPRRWMKRLGDIRGPATRSNKILWGQYAIVALGGGYLHWGHFEMLRLTVNRRMDAKTMFARWRVNAPYKPITRKGLGQRMGGGKGAIDHYVTPVKYGRIIMELGGKCALKEVEPFLSEVAQKLPFPAKVFSRESLEEMIKEEEQKAKNNQNPWTFQRIASMNMMGIRKVLSPFDLKYHGKFSGKFHVPGRV; from the exons ATGGCGCTGCTGATGGTGTTGCGTCGGGTCGGTTCCTGTCCGTGGGCGGGCGAGGCAG GCCAATATCAGAAGATTGCAAAAGTTTTTCCAGTTGGGCTAAAGACCTATGAGCTTCCTCCCAGTTACAATG ATGTGGTTATTCCTGAGAAACCAAAGCTAAAATTCCTAAATAAGGTCCCAAACTACAAGAAGCCCAGGCGATGGATGAAAAGGCTGGGCGATATCCGTGGGCCAGCAACACGGTCCAATAAAATTCTCTGGGGACAGTATGCCATTGTG GCGCTCGGAGGTGGCTACCTGCACTGGGGCCACTTTGAAATGCTGCGGCTCACCGTTAACCGACGAATGGATGCCAAAACCATGTTTGCACGCTGGCGTGTGAATGCCCCCTATAAACCCATCACACGTAAAGGACTAGGACAGAGGATGGGTGGTGGGAAAGGGGCGATTGACCATTATGTCACTCCTGTTAAGTATGGCCGGATAATTATGGAGCTTGGAGGGAAATGTGCTTTAAAGGAGGTGGAGCCCTTCctgtcagaagtggcccagaaaCTGCCATTTCCTGCCAAGGTTTTTAGCAGGGAATCACTGGAGGAGATGATAAAGGAAGAGGAGCAGAAAGCCAAAAACAACCAGAATCCCTGGActtttcaaaggattgcatctATGAACATGATGGGCATTCGCAAAGTGTTGAGTCCATTTGATTTAAAGTATCATGGCAAATTTAGTGGGAAGTTTCATGTTCCTGGTCGTGTGTGA
- the mrpl16 gene encoding large ribosomal subunit protein uL16m isoform X1 yields the protein MAFYWERALLLPQPWTSILGRSDFAVVRANQVHGQEQQSQYQKIAKVFPVGLKTYELPPSYNDVVIPEKPKLKFLNKVPNYKKPRRWMKRLGDIRGPATRSNKILWGQYAIVALGGGYLHWGHFEMLRLTVNRRMDAKTMFARWRVNAPYKPITRKGLGQRMGGGKGAIDHYVTPVKYGRIIMELGGKCALKEVEPFLSEVAQKLPFPAKVFSRESLEEMIKEEEQKAKNNQNPWTFQRIASMNMMGIRKVLSPFDLKYHGKFSGKFHVPGRV from the exons ATGGCCTTCTATTGGGAACGGGCGTTACTATTGCCCCAGCCTTGGACCAGTATCCTTGGTCGGAGTGATTTCGCTGTGGTGAGAGCGAACCAAGTGCATGGCCAAGAGCAGCAAA GCCAATATCAGAAGATTGCAAAAGTTTTTCCAGTTGGGCTAAAGACCTATGAGCTTCCTCCCAGTTACAATG ATGTGGTTATTCCTGAGAAACCAAAGCTAAAATTCCTAAATAAGGTCCCAAACTACAAGAAGCCCAGGCGATGGATGAAAAGGCTGGGCGATATCCGTGGGCCAGCAACACGGTCCAATAAAATTCTCTGGGGACAGTATGCCATTGTG GCGCTCGGAGGTGGCTACCTGCACTGGGGCCACTTTGAAATGCTGCGGCTCACCGTTAACCGACGAATGGATGCCAAAACCATGTTTGCACGCTGGCGTGTGAATGCCCCCTATAAACCCATCACACGTAAAGGACTAGGACAGAGGATGGGTGGTGGGAAAGGGGCGATTGACCATTATGTCACTCCTGTTAAGTATGGCCGGATAATTATGGAGCTTGGAGGGAAATGTGCTTTAAAGGAGGTGGAGCCCTTCctgtcagaagtggcccagaaaCTGCCATTTCCTGCCAAGGTTTTTAGCAGGGAATCACTGGAGGAGATGATAAAGGAAGAGGAGCAGAAAGCCAAAAACAACCAGAATCCCTGGActtttcaaaggattgcatctATGAACATGATGGGCATTCGCAAAGTGTTGAGTCCATTTGATTTAAAGTATCATGGCAAATTTAGTGGGAAGTTTCATGTTCCTGGTCGTGTGTGA